One window from the genome of Chloroflexota bacterium encodes:
- a CDS encoding cold-shock protein, with the protein MSERERGTVKWFNATKGYGFITREKGGDVFVHYSAIQTEGFRTLEENQQVEFTVEQGAKGPQAINVVPL; encoded by the coding sequence ATGAGCGAGCGAGAGAGGGGAACTGTCAAGTGGTTCAACGCGACCAAGGGCTACGGGTTCATTACCCGCGAGAAGGGTGGCGACGTGTTCGTGCACTATTCGGCCATCCAGACCGAGGGCTTCCGCACCCTGGAGGAGAACCAGCAGGTAGAGTTCACCGTGGAGCAGGGAGCCAAAGGCCCCCAGGCGATCAACGTCGTTCCTCTGTAG